In the genome of Bacteroidota bacterium, one region contains:
- a CDS encoding NADP-dependent malic enzyme: MSQLKEDALKYHSKGRPGKIAVVPTKPTNTKRDLSLAYSPGVAEPCLAIAENPDDVYKYTAKGNLVAVISNGTAVLGLGDIGPEASKPVMEGKGVLFKIFADIDVFDIEISTKNTEEFINTVKNIACTFGGINLEDIKAPECFEIERRLKEELDIPIMHDDQHGTAIITGAALLNALELVSKNINNVQVVYNGAGASAISCAKIMLALGVQKENLIMCDSKGVIRVDSPNLDDTKKQFATSRDIHTLQDAMANADVFVGLSKADVVSQDMLRSMAKDCIVFALANPNPEISYDLAIASRPDIILATGRSDYPNQVNNVLGFPYIFRGALDVRATKITEEMKLAAVHALAQLTKEPVPEIVNLAYNEKNVTFGKNYIIPKPIDPRLITTVSPAVAKAAMESGVAKNPITDWEKYNHQLLARLGKESNFVRAITDKAKQAPKRVVFAEADNYKILRAAQIVKDEGIAIPILLGNKEKINAIIAENHIKLGDITIIDPMEEERTLHNFADMFFMKRQRKGITLHEARKLMRDRNYFAPMMVEMGEADAMISGLTKNYPTSIKPALQILGKEDGTKNVAGMYIMLSKKGTLFFSDTTVNRYPSTDDLVDITYSTYKAVKKFNIEPRIALLSYSNFGSADGEVPQKMMKVRNMLKERYPNMVVDGDIQANVALNQKLLSANFPFSELNGEPVNTLIFPSLSSGNITYKMLQELGSAEAIGPVLLGLKKSAHVLQLGSSVREIVNMVTIAVVDAQSKS, encoded by the coding sequence ATGAGTCAATTAAAAGAAGATGCACTAAAATACCATAGCAAAGGCCGTCCCGGTAAAATTGCTGTAGTACCTACCAAACCAACCAATACCAAACGCGATTTAAGTTTAGCCTATTCACCGGGTGTAGCAGAACCCTGTTTAGCCATAGCCGAAAATCCGGACGATGTATATAAATATACAGCCAAAGGCAATTTAGTAGCTGTTATTTCAAATGGAACAGCAGTGCTTGGTCTTGGTGATATTGGCCCCGAAGCATCAAAACCGGTTATGGAAGGCAAAGGCGTTTTATTTAAAATTTTTGCCGATATAGATGTTTTCGATATAGAAATAAGCACCAAAAATACAGAAGAGTTTATCAATACCGTTAAAAATATAGCCTGTACATTTGGTGGTATAAACTTAGAAGATATTAAAGCTCCCGAGTGTTTTGAAATAGAAAGACGCTTAAAAGAAGAATTGGATATTCCAATTATGCATGATGACCAACATGGAACAGCTATTATTACAGGAGCTGCTTTGTTAAATGCATTAGAGTTAGTAAGTAAAAATATAAATAACGTTCAAGTTGTTTATAATGGTGCAGGAGCTTCGGCTATTAGCTGTGCTAAAATTATGTTAGCATTAGGCGTGCAAAAAGAAAACTTGATTATGTGCGATAGCAAAGGTGTAATCAGAGTAGACAGCCCTAATTTAGACGATACAAAAAAACAATTTGCTACTTCACGCGATATACATACACTGCAGGATGCAATGGCTAATGCCGATGTATTTGTTGGTTTATCAAAAGCCGATGTAGTAAGCCAGGATATGTTAAGAAGCATGGCCAAAGATTGTATAGTATTTGCTTTAGCCAACCCAAATCCCGAAATTTCATACGATTTGGCTATAGCCTCAAGACCTGATATTATTTTAGCAACAGGCCGCAGCGATTATCCTAACCAAGTAAATAATGTATTGGGTTTTCCTTACATTTTCAGAGGTGCTTTAGACGTACGTGCCACAAAAATTACCGAAGAAATGAAACTGGCTGCGGTACATGCCTTAGCCCAGTTAACCAAGGAGCCTGTTCCTGAAATTGTAAACTTAGCTTACAACGAAAAGAACGTAACATTTGGTAAAAATTATATTATTCCAAAACCAATTGACCCACGTTTAATTACTACCGTTTCTCCGGCAGTAGCCAAAGCTGCAATGGAAAGTGGCGTAGCTAAAAACCCGATTACCGATTGGGAAAAATACAACCACCAATTGTTGGCCAGACTAGGTAAAGAAAGCAATTTTGTAAGAGCTATAACCGATAAAGCAAAACAAGCCCCTAAACGTGTAGTATTTGCCGAAGCCGATAATTATAAAATATTGCGTGCAGCACAAATTGTAAAAGACGAAGGAATCGCTATTCCGATACTATTAGGCAACAAAGAAAAAATAAATGCTATTATAGCAGAAAACCATATTAAGCTAGGCGATATAACCATTATTGACCCAATGGAAGAAGAAAGAACATTGCATAATTTTGCTGATATGTTTTTTATGAAACGCCAACGCAAAGGCATTACCCTGCACGAAGCACGTAAACTCATGCGCGATAGAAATTATTTTGCGCCTATGATGGTTGAGATGGGAGAGGCAGATGCCATGATTAGTGGGCTAACCAAAAATTATCCAACCTCTATTAAACCGGCCTTACAAATTTTAGGTAAAGAAGATGGAACCAAAAACGTAGCCGGCATGTATATTATGCTAAGCAAAAAAGGTACTTTATTCTTTTCAGATACTACCGTTAACCGTTACCCAAGTACCGATGATTTAGTAGATATTACCTATTCAACCTACAAAGCAGTTAAAAAATTCAATATAGAACCACGCATTGCCCTGTTAAGCTATAGTAATTTTGGATCGGCAGATGGAGAAGTGCCTCAGAAAATGATGAAAGTGCGCAATATGCTGAAAGAGCGTTATCCAAACATGGTTGTTGATGGCGATATACAGGCAAACGTAGCACTCAATCAAAAACTGTTAAGTGCTAATTTTCCATTTAGCGAGTTAAATGGTGAGCCCGTAAATACCTTAATTTTTCCATCCCTTTCGTCAGGTAACATTACTTATAAAATGTTGCAGGAATTAGGTTCGGCCGAAGCAATCGGGCCCGTATTATTAGGGTTGAAAAAATCGGCTCACGTATTACAATTAGGTAGCAGCGTGCGCGAAATAGTAAATATGGTTACTATTGCCGTAGTTGATGCGCAAAGTAAAAGCTAA
- a CDS encoding P-loop NTPase fold protein gives MTASAFPISIEEPKKDFENHLSVEGNSRILFSAPFGTGKTYFLKEFFADDLKYEVVHLYPVNYSVASNEDIFELIKHDILFELLQKDIDIDNTEFSDLFTAQYFLYENAIDIIKPFVENTSELGKSIIPILDSLQKLQEKYLKFKEQVKENDTIKAFEFLGKFRNKKGSIYEEDFYTQLIRNLVQQLNEKGKETILIIDDLDRIDPEHIFRLLNVFAAHFDHNSSENKFCFSKIIFVTDVANLKSIFATKYGEKTDFSGYLNKFFSLNVFVYDNLKSILENVGKYFNKVLPNNEDTKSIYKFNEDPSRTINYLVIEILKWLINNNKITTRSLIKLPERNYYFKNEELKDYYPYSKSSIMIIPILDFVSYVFGNANLMEQAFYDCSDSFMIEINTRNSNKEMVRLLESTIFLLDIRKHKLSLDFSSNTPVNFFYKSGKHDLKFSYVLQGYGEYARGVHSRIISGAERGVLYPFDILYQTLKILQLEFYLYKN, from the coding sequence ATGACGGCATCAGCATTTCCAATTTCTATAGAAGAACCTAAAAAGGATTTTGAAAATCACTTGTCAGTTGAAGGTAATAGTAGAATATTATTTTCTGCGCCTTTTGGAACAGGTAAAACCTATTTTTTAAAAGAGTTTTTTGCGGATGATTTAAAGTATGAAGTTGTTCATTTATATCCGGTTAACTATAGCGTAGCAAGTAATGAAGATATATTTGAGCTAATTAAACATGATATATTGTTTGAGTTATTGCAAAAGGATATAGATATTGATAATACAGAGTTTTCAGATTTGTTTACAGCGCAGTATTTTTTATATGAAAATGCTATTGATATTATAAAACCATTTGTAGAAAATACTTCTGAGTTAGGTAAAAGCATTATTCCGATACTTGATTCATTACAAAAGCTTCAAGAAAAATATCTGAAGTTCAAAGAACAAGTAAAAGAAAATGATACAATAAAAGCATTTGAGTTTTTAGGGAAGTTTCGAAATAAAAAGGGCTCCATTTATGAGGAAGATTTCTATACCCAGTTAATTAGAAATTTAGTTCAGCAGTTAAATGAAAAAGGAAAAGAAACAATCCTTATTATTGATGACTTAGATAGGATTGACCCGGAGCATATTTTTAGATTACTGAATGTTTTTGCTGCACATTTCGACCACAATTCAAGCGAAAATAAATTCTGTTTTAGTAAAATAATTTTTGTAACAGATGTTGCTAATTTAAAATCAATTTTTGCAACGAAATACGGGGAGAAAACAGATTTTAGTGGTTATTTGAATAAATTCTTTTCACTAAATGTTTTTGTTTATGATAATTTAAAGAGCATTTTAGAAAATGTAGGTAAATATTTCAATAAGGTTCTGCCAAATAATGAAGACACAAAATCAATATATAAATTTAATGAAGACCCAAGTAGAACAATTAATTATTTAGTAATTGAAATATTAAAATGGTTAATTAATAATAATAAAATTACTACGCGATCATTAATTAAATTACCTGAAAGAAATTATTATTTTAAAAATGAGGAGTTAAAAGATTATTATCCGTATTCTAAAAGTTCAATAATGATAATACCAATTCTAGATTTTGTAAGCTATGTATTCGGTAATGCAAATCTTATGGAGCAAGCTTTTTATGATTGTAGTGATAGTTTTATGATTGAAATAAACACCAGGAATTCGAATAAAGAAATGGTACGATTATTGGAATCGACAATATTTCTTTTAGATATAAGAAAGCATAAACTTAGTCTTGATTTTTCTTCTAATACTCCAGTTAACTTTTTTTATAAATCAGGAAAACATGATTTAAAATTTAGTTATGTTTTACAAGGATATGGAGAATATGCAAGAGGTGTTCATTCTCGGATAATATCTGGTGCGGAAAGAGGCGTGCTTTATCCATTCGATATTCTTTATCAAACTTTAAAAATACTTCAATTAGAGTTTTATTTATACAAAAATTAA
- a CDS encoding response regulator, giving the protein MHAESNYKILLVDDDDVDIISFERAIKKTGLSYTLDICKNASETLIKITRNNYDCIFLDYLLPGFDGLELLKKIREFNVLTPIAVMTSQGDEKLAVQMIKNGAFDYFPKAEISPDYIEKVVLNGVRIGEIEQQRLKAEQAIKENNSRLTAIVESTQNYIYALDKNLCFISFNSSFKNKVKADKNIDIQIGQHIDEIIDDIEILQHFKECLKGESITTIEEPSISDEYTCLETTYNPIKIEGEVTGVAIFSKDITENKKFQKELLQARNDAINSAKAKTEFLSNMSHEIRTPMNAIMGLTELLLEENLQGTILENLKSIRYSADNLLVIINDILDFSKIEAGKITFENIEFDIRERMSELYKTFEYRSKEKDLNFVISIDEAIPNILKGDPYRLNQILFNLVGNAIKFTSKGSITVNVNLLSNKQDKALVAFTVSDTGIGIPEHKHSKIFESFTQAYTDTTRKFGGTGLGLAITKNLTLLQNGNINIKSRVGQGTTFSVELPFEISKLKALKKEELKEEVYDLSRYKILIVEDNVMNQFVAKQFFKRWNTDVEIANNGVEAIEILSTRDDFHLVLMDLQMPEMSGFQAAEMIRAPNTTVKNSNIPIIALSADAFSETRKKVIEANMNDFVTKPFNPEELYQKVLKYVTQR; this is encoded by the coding sequence ATGCACGCTGAGAGTAATTACAAAATTTTATTGGTTGACGATGATGATGTGGACATTATATCATTTGAAAGAGCTATTAAAAAAACAGGCCTAAGTTATACGCTTGACATATGTAAAAATGCTTCAGAAACATTAATTAAAATAACCCGTAATAATTACGACTGCATTTTTTTAGATTACCTGCTTCCCGGATTTGACGGACTTGAATTACTGAAAAAAATAAGAGAGTTTAATGTGCTTACACCCATAGCCGTTATGACCTCACAAGGCGATGAAAAGTTAGCCGTACAAATGATTAAGAATGGCGCTTTTGATTATTTTCCCAAAGCAGAAATCAGCCCAGATTATATTGAAAAAGTAGTTTTAAATGGCGTTCGTATTGGCGAAATTGAGCAACAAAGATTAAAAGCTGAACAGGCCATAAAAGAAAACAATAGCCGCCTGACAGCTATTGTAGAAAGCACCCAGAATTATATTTATGCGCTCGATAAAAACTTATGCTTTATCTCCTTCAACAGTTCATTTAAAAACAAAGTAAAAGCCGATAAAAATATAGATATTCAAATAGGTCAGCATATAGATGAAATTATTGACGATATAGAAATATTACAACACTTTAAAGAATGCTTAAAAGGGGAGAGTATAACCACCATTGAAGAGCCTTCAATCAGTGATGAATACACTTGCTTAGAAACCACCTACAACCCAATTAAAATAGAAGGAGAAGTAACAGGTGTTGCTATTTTTAGTAAAGATATAACTGAAAATAAAAAGTTTCAAAAAGAGTTATTACAAGCCCGCAACGATGCTATTAATTCGGCCAAAGCAAAAACCGAATTTTTATCAAACATGAGCCATGAAATACGCACTCCAATGAATGCTATTATGGGCTTAACTGAATTACTTTTAGAAGAAAACTTACAGGGCACCATACTCGAAAATTTAAAATCAATCAGGTATTCAGCCGATAATTTATTAGTTATTATAAATGATATTTTAGATTTTAGTAAAATAGAAGCCGGTAAAATAACCTTTGAAAACATAGAATTTGACATACGTGAACGCATGTCAGAGTTATACAAAACTTTCGAGTACCGCTCAAAAGAAAAGGACTTAAATTTTGTTATCAGTATAGATGAAGCCATACCTAACATTTTAAAAGGCGATCCATACCGACTCAATCAAATACTATTTAACCTGGTAGGTAATGCTATTAAATTTACTTCAAAAGGTTCAATAACGGTAAATGTAAATTTACTTTCAAACAAACAGGACAAAGCGCTAGTAGCCTTTACCGTGAGCGATACAGGAATAGGTATTCCTGAGCACAAACACTCAAAAATATTTGAAAGTTTTACCCAGGCATATACCGATACAACCCGTAAGTTTGGTGGAACAGGTTTAGGCTTAGCCATTACAAAAAACCTGACCCTTTTACAAAACGGGAATATAAATATTAAAAGCAGGGTAGGCCAGGGTACTACCTTTAGTGTGGAGTTACCATTTGAAATTAGCAAGTTAAAAGCTTTGAAGAAAGAAGAATTAAAGGAAGAAGTGTACGACTTAAGCCGTTACAAAATTCTTATTGTGGAAGATAATGTAATGAACCAGTTTGTAGCCAAGCAGTTTTTTAAACGCTGGAATACCGATGTAGAAATTGCGAACAATGGGGTAGAAGCTATTGAAATTCTTTCTACCAGAGATGATTTTCACCTAGTGTTAATGGACTTGCAAATGCCTGAAATGAGTGGTTTCCAGGCAGCCGAAATGATACGTGCCCCAAACACCACCGTTAAAAATTCAAACATACCAATTATTGCATTAAGTGCCGATGCCTTTAGCGAAACGCGCAAAAAAGTGATTGAGGCCAATATGAATGACTTTGTTACCAAGCCATTTAACCCTGAAGAACTTTACCAGAAAGTACTTAAATACGTAACCCAACGATAA
- a CDS encoding polyprenyl synthetase family protein, whose protein sequence is MSKIDIIKQPIAHELDLFENKFKLAMKSNVALLDTIMTYIVKRKGKQVRPMFVFYCAKLFNEVNDATYRGASLVELLHTATLVHDDVVDDSDERRGFFSINALWKNKIAVLVGDYLLSKGLLLAVKNKDFQLLELVSTAVEQMSEGELLQIEKARNLNLSEEVYYDIIRKKTASLIASCCAIGAASAGANTEQVEQMRLFGEYIGIAFQIKDDLLDYGDDDIGKPTGIDLKEKKLTLPIIYTINNADRTTRNYIINSIKNHNTEKKRVAEVIKYVNEHDGIAYTRKAMIEYKEKALAILAAQNNKEVANKLAMLVEYIIDRKN, encoded by the coding sequence TTGAGTAAAATAGATATCATAAAACAACCCATTGCCCATGAGTTAGATTTGTTTGAAAACAAATTTAAACTGGCTATGAAAAGCAATGTGGCTTTGCTTGATACTATTATGACATACATAGTAAAACGCAAAGGCAAACAAGTAAGGCCCATGTTTGTGTTTTACTGTGCTAAATTGTTTAACGAGGTAAACGATGCTACTTACAGAGGAGCCAGCTTGGTAGAGTTATTACACACCGCTACTTTGGTGCACGATGATGTGGTAGATGACAGCGATGAGCGCAGAGGTTTTTTTAGTATCAATGCGCTTTGGAAAAACAAAATAGCCGTTTTAGTTGGCGATTATTTATTGTCCAAAGGATTACTATTAGCCGTTAAAAATAAAGATTTCCAATTGCTTGAGCTGGTAAGTACAGCCGTTGAGCAAATGAGTGAAGGTGAGTTACTGCAAATTGAAAAAGCCAGAAACTTAAACCTGTCAGAAGAAGTTTACTACGATATTATCCGCAAAAAAACAGCCTCCTTAATTGCGTCTTGTTGTGCCATTGGGGCTGCCAGTGCCGGAGCCAATACCGAACAGGTAGAACAAATGCGTTTGTTTGGCGAATACATAGGCATAGCCTTTCAGATAAAAGACGATTTACTGGATTATGGCGATGACGATATAGGCAAGCCAACAGGCATTGATTTAAAAGAAAAAAAACTAACGCTGCCTATTATTTACACCATTAACAATGCTGACAGGACTACACGGAATTATATTATTAACTCCATAAAAAACCACAATACCGAAAAGAAACGGGTGGCTGAAGTTATAAAGTATGTAAACGAACACGATGGCATAGCTTACACACGCAAAGCCATGATTGAATACAAAGAAAAAGCCCTGGCCATTTTAGCTGCTCAAAACAATAAAGAAGTAGCAAACAAACTAGCCATGTTGGTAGAGTACATTATTGACAGGAAAAACTAA
- a CDS encoding response regulator, translating to MSGTVFNILLVEDDEVDIMNVKRAFKKNNVQHSLAVTNNGIEALAYLRNAHANTPLEVPKIILLDLNMPKMGGIEFLKEIRHDEQLKNLSVFVMTTSNEDNDKVEAFNLNVAGYILKPLSMEQFMDVVSTLNSFWKLCEFPN from the coding sequence ATGAGCGGTACTGTATTCAATATTTTATTAGTCGAAGATGATGAAGTTGATATTATGAATGTAAAAAGAGCATTCAAAAAAAATAATGTTCAACACAGTCTGGCAGTAACCAATAATGGTATTGAAGCATTGGCTTATTTAAGAAATGCACACGCTAATACTCCACTCGAAGTTCCCAAAATTATTTTGCTTGATTTAAACATGCCCAAAATGGGAGGAATAGAGTTTTTGAAAGAGATACGACACGATGAACAATTAAAAAATCTGAGTGTTTTTGTGATGACCACTTCTAACGAAGACAACGACAAAGTAGAGGCTTTTAATTTGAACGTAGCGGGCTATATATTAAAGCCTTTATCAATGGAGCAGTTTATGGATGTAGTTAGTACCTTAAATAGCTTTTGGAAACTTTGCGAATTTCCAAATTAA
- the pnuC gene encoding nicotinamide riboside transporter PnuC: MILSPINILEASTIISTLLYNYFLIKQKKICWLFGFLSSVFGAIIFNHKEVNGQVVLHVFYAVMAIYGWYVWQKNNTTKPLQTWNSTQQTISLLVGVLAVLALHQFLLPVWQIKATLFDVAITVFCFIATYKEAQKIVTAWIYWIVLNFASAILCWESELFLYAALMLVYTAISVNGYLIWKKELKKQHL, encoded by the coding sequence ATGATTTTATCGCCCATAAATATATTAGAGGCAAGTACTATTATATCAACACTGCTTTATAATTATTTCCTTATTAAACAAAAAAAAATCTGCTGGCTTTTTGGTTTTTTATCTTCCGTATTTGGGGCTATTATATTTAACCATAAAGAAGTAAACGGGCAAGTAGTATTACACGTTTTTTATGCAGTAATGGCCATTTATGGCTGGTACGTTTGGCAAAAAAATAATACTACCAAGCCCCTCCAAACATGGAATAGTACACAACAAACTATCTCCCTACTGGTGGGCGTATTAGCTGTTTTGGCATTGCATCAATTTTTGCTGCCTGTATGGCAAATAAAGGCTACTTTGTTTGATGTGGCCATTACCGTTTTTTGTTTTATAGCTACTTACAAAGAAGCACAGAAAATTGTAACGGCATGGATTTATTGGATAGTACTGAATTTTGCAAGTGCTATTCTGTGTTGGGAAAGTGAATTGTTTCTTTATGCAGCATTAATGTTGGTTTATACAGCCATATCAGTAAACGGGTATTTAATTTGGAAAAAAGAACTTAAAAAACAACACTTATAA
- a CDS encoding M1 family metallopeptidase, with amino-acid sequence MKKLFLVLSFISQLVTAQQNFNAYLKDNTTYREHPLDITKMRVEVSFVAEKGLVIGKVQHHFTVLQKKVDSIFFDAPAINIKSVTLNNKQVPFSINKTGVWVKPQQGLKWDEEGIIEFEYEANPRKGIYFIGWNEKEPEVPNPFAVRKQIWTQGQGIDNRQWIPMYDDMNDKFITETVITFNKDYQVLSNGKLISKKENKDKTITWNYQMSKPHAGYLLMLAIGKYAINKTTSSNGVALNNWYYPEFADRMAPTYRYTAQMMDFLEKETGIRYPWESYSQVMVQDFIFGAMENTTATIFGDFFNVDEKAFLDRNYIGVNCHEMTHQWFGDYITARDPRGTWLQESFATYYPKQFSKEIDGSDEYDWQKRAHQNAAIEAGKKDNYPVGNTAGGSPRVYPKGAAVISMLEYVLGKDQWKRALNHYLKTHAYANVETNDMQQAIKDKLGLNLDWFFDQWIYRGGEPHYRIHYQDLTNNNGNKATEVTIEQIHKTDETVGHFRMPVTIEVYYTDGTVDAVTQTQQEAFEIVKIANPLNKEIAFVLFDPNSNIIKQVTFKKTLEELKQQIEKAPNYIDRYDAIVALRDIELSGKRNILLQAIQKEKHYGIINEIINQLINDKEPASVKAMQAMLQHQKSVVRENVLNKLNTISPEWKPYYVQALSDSSYDVVKTAMDKLYTNFQDKETIEKIVSATENIWGMNNAIKIKHYEIMALASTQQILAPEKKQYAISQLNQLASSQFEFRTRLLAFSTFKTINVLNKELSDNIFNAMLSSNSRLAGPANELANYFATQVIYKQLLKDSYSKAHFENWQKDIIKRNLSWIE; translated from the coding sequence ATGAAAAAATTATTTCTTGTATTATCTTTTATTAGTCAACTTGTAACGGCTCAGCAAAATTTTAATGCGTACTTAAAAGACAATACTACTTATAGAGAACACCCGCTTGATATTACAAAAATGAGAGTTGAGGTAAGTTTTGTAGCAGAAAAAGGATTGGTAATAGGAAAAGTGCAGCACCATTTTACTGTATTACAGAAAAAAGTAGACTCTATATTTTTTGATGCTCCTGCTATTAATATTAAATCAGTTACTTTAAATAATAAACAGGTTCCGTTTTCAATAAATAAAACTGGTGTTTGGGTTAAACCTCAACAAGGTTTAAAATGGGACGAGGAAGGCATTATTGAATTTGAATACGAAGCCAACCCAAGAAAAGGAATTTACTTTATAGGTTGGAATGAAAAAGAACCGGAAGTTCCCAATCCTTTTGCCGTACGCAAACAAATCTGGACTCAGGGACAAGGAATAGATAACAGGCAATGGATTCCTATGTATGACGATATGAATGATAAATTTATTACCGAAACAGTTATTACGTTTAATAAAGATTATCAGGTGCTGTCAAACGGAAAATTAATTAGTAAAAAAGAGAATAAGGACAAAACGATTACTTGGAATTACCAGATGAGTAAACCGCATGCCGGTTATTTACTGATGTTGGCTATAGGTAAATATGCGATTAATAAAACCACTTCAAGCAATGGGGTAGCATTAAACAATTGGTATTACCCCGAATTTGCAGACAGGATGGCTCCTACATACCGTTACACTGCACAGATGATGGATTTTTTAGAAAAAGAAACAGGTATTCGTTATCCATGGGAAAGCTATAGCCAGGTAATGGTTCAGGATTTCATATTTGGAGCCATGGAAAATACTACAGCTACTATTTTTGGCGATTTTTTCAATGTGGATGAAAAAGCTTTTTTAGATAGAAATTATATTGGTGTAAACTGCCATGAAATGACTCACCAATGGTTTGGCGATTATATAACCGCCCGAGACCCGAGAGGAACCTGGTTGCAAGAAAGTTTTGCTACCTATTACCCAAAACAATTCAGCAAAGAAATAGATGGGAGTGATGAATATGATTGGCAAAAAAGAGCTCACCAAAATGCAGCAATAGAAGCTGGTAAAAAAGACAATTATCCTGTAGGCAACACAGCCGGTGGAAGCCCAAGGGTTTACCCTAAAGGAGCAGCCGTTATTTCTATGTTAGAATACGTACTGGGAAAAGACCAATGGAAAAGAGCACTTAACCATTATTTAAAAACACATGCTTATGCCAACGTTGAAACCAACGATATGCAACAAGCCATAAAAGACAAATTAGGTTTAAACTTAGATTGGTTTTTTGACCAATGGATTTACAGAGGAGGAGAACCTCATTACCGCATACACTACCAAGATTTAACCAATAATAATGGAAACAAAGCAACAGAAGTAACCATTGAACAAATACATAAAACGGATGAAACAGTTGGTCATTTTAGAATGCCTGTTACTATTGAAGTATATTATACCGATGGAACAGTGGATGCCGTTACGCAAACCCAACAAGAGGCATTTGAAATAGTAAAAATTGCCAATCCGCTTAATAAGGAAATAGCCTTTGTGCTTTTTGATCCGAACTCAAATATTATAAAACAGGTTACATTTAAAAAAACACTAGAAGAGTTAAAACAGCAAATAGAAAAAGCGCCCAATTATATTGACAGGTATGATGCTATTGTGGCTTTACGAGATATTGAGCTGAGCGGAAAAAGAAACATTTTGTTACAAGCCATTCAAAAAGAAAAACATTATGGCATTATAAATGAAATAATCAATCAATTAATTAACGATAAAGAGCCCGCTTCTGTAAAAGCAATGCAAGCCATGTTACAACATCAAAAATCTGTTGTACGGGAAAATGTGCTTAATAAATTAAATACTATTTCACCAGAATGGAAACCGTATTATGTACAAGCGCTATCAGACTCCAGTTACGATGTAGTAAAAACAGCGATGGATAAACTGTATACTAATTTTCAGGACAAAGAAACAATAGAAAAAATAGTATCGGCCACAGAAAATATTTGGGGTATGAACAATGCTATTAAAATAAAACATTATGAAATAATGGCCTTGGCTTCAACGCAGCAAATTTTAGCTCCGGAGAAAAAACAATACGCTATCAGTCAACTGAATCAATTAGCCTCCAGCCAATTTGAGTTTAGAACCCGTTTGCTAGCTTTTAGTACCTTTAAAACAATTAATGTGTTAAACAAAGAATTAAGTGATAATATTTTTAATGCCATGCTGTCAAGCAATAGTAGATTAGCCGGCCCTGCCAATGAGTTAGCTAACTATTTTGCCACACAGGTAATTTACAAACAGCTTTTAAAAGATAGCTATAGCAAAGCTCATTTTGAAAACTGGCAAAAAGATATTATCAAACGTAATTTAAGTTGGATTGAATGA